CTCGGTCGAGACGACCGACACCACCTCGTCGTCGGTCAGCACGAGCGGCCCGTCGAAGAGGTCCGCCGAGACACCCAGCGAGACCACGTCGGCGGCGACGAAGTCCGCGAGGGTCGCCGCGTCGGTGAAGTCGCGCACGAACGCCTTCAGCACCGACTCGGCCGCGAGCAGGCGTATCGTGGGCGGGTCGGCGTGGTCGTCGAGGGCGTCGAGGAGGCCGTCGATGACCGTCGGCGACGGGCCGACCACGAGTATCGTGTCCGAGCGGCCGTCCAGCAGGGCGTGACAGACCTCGGTGACGTTTCTTTCGGTCCGGACCGACTGTGTTGCGAACGTCATCTACATAGCACAACGCGGGTCGCTATTGTAACGAATACCACTAGGTACCTAGGTCGGGCCAGGACGATCGGGATGGGTCCACGACCGGGCCGGATCCGGGGTCGGGTCGGCTCAGTGGAGTTTGAGTTCGACCCGGCGGCCGTCGGGGTCGCGGACGTAGGCCGCCCAATCGCGACCGTAGGCCCCGAGCCGCTCGTGGGGTTCGCCCGACTCGACCGTCACGCCCGCCTCGCGGAGCTCGTCGAGCAGCGTCGTCATCGCCTCGCGGGTGTCTGTTTCGTCGGAGCGGAGCAACAGGCAGACGTGTTCGCCGTCGACGTCGAAGGGCTCGTCGGTCGGCACGAGGTGGAGGTGTCGGCCGCCGGCGGCGACCGCCACGAACGGGACCTCGTCGCGTTCGAAGGCGTCCCGGTCCCGAACGGAAAGACCGAGTACGTCGTGATAGAACGCGAGCGCGTCGTCGAGGTCGCCGACGCGGAGCGCGACGTGGTCGAGGTCGACGGGTTCGAAGGCCATGCTCGACGGTCGGGTCGACGGACGAAAAGCGCTGTTGCCGTCCGCCGACGATGGGCTCGTCGACCCGCTCACTCGATGGTGAACGTGTCGGGGTCGCTCGCGACCTCGCTGACCCGGACCGCCGCCACGGTCCCCGCGACGTCGTGAACCCGCACGATGTCGGCACCGCGTTCGGCGGCCACCGCGCTCGCCGCCACCGTCGCCTGGAGGCGCTCGTCGGCGTCGCGCCCCACGAGGTCGAACATCGACTTGTGGGAG
This sequence is a window from Halococcus hamelinensis 100A6. Protein-coding genes within it:
- a CDS encoding VOC family protein, with the protein product MAFEPVDLDHVALRVGDLDDALAFYHDVLGLSVRDRDAFERDEVPFVAVAAGGRHLHLVPTDEPFDVDGEHVCLLLRSDETDTREAMTTLLDELREAGVTVESGEPHERLGAYGRDWAAYVRDPDGRRVELKLH